From the genome of Gemella haemolysans ATCC 10379:
CTTTTACATACTTGTTGAGTATTCATTCAAAATGATATTTCTTTAGAAACTTGAATTTTATAGTAAATATGGAATTAAAGTTTCATATGTATAAAACTATAAATAATTAACCTTGTATTAATTCCTTTTTCAAATAATTCAATAATTATCAATAACTTAACATCGCTAAATATATATATTATAATAAATTTTTCAGTTGTTCTTCTCTATATCTAGTAATTGAATTTTTTTGTTTGAAAGTTTTTACTTTTAATTTACTAACCATCTGTACTCCTTGAAAAATTTCTTAAACATAATGGTTAAATACAGTCCCAAAAACAATGTCACTATAAACCTTAAAATCACCATAATTACTATTCCTATCGGTAAAAACATGAAGTTCCCTGTACTCTCAAAAATGATCTTTAGAATTAGATAATTGAGTGAATCAGAAAATATATATATTCCTAAACCATTTACCAAGATTAATTTGAACCCCCCACTATTTAATATATTAGTTTTCTTTGATAATAAATATGCAATGCTATAGCAGGTACTAGAACCTAATACTGCCAAAATATCAAGTATGAATCTTTTTAATAATTTTAACTCACTCCCTACAGAATTGTTAAACCATAAAAAAATCAAAAACAATAATAACAATAATGGAAATAAGTATTTTATTTCATCTAAATATTTATTATATATCTTCCGATTTAATTCAAACAAAGAACCTACAATAAACCAAAATAGAAATTCTAGTGGCGCACTTATCACTATAAAATTAAATAAATAACTCATTAAATGAATCATATAAATAATACAGAATATATATATATTAACATTTTTTTTTAACACATAAAAGGATATGAAAAAAATAATAAATAAAGCATACAAATACCATAGATGAGAATTTCCGAGTAAAAATAGTTGACCTATTACTGCCTTTATTATTCCAATATCTTTAAAATAACTTGAAAAGTATTTTATGGGTAGTGTATAAAAAATTGTAAATAAAAAAAATGGAATCATCAATCTTTTAAATTTATTTTTCATTAAGTCTGCCAATGATACCCATTTATTCTTTTGGACCTGTGTATAAAACAATGCTCCAGACAAAGCCATAAACAATGGCATATGGAAATAATATAAAACTAATCTTATTTTATCAAAAACTTTGTATAAGAATATTGAATTTTCATACACTAATAAATGTTGATAATCAATCCCCCCATAATTCGAAGAAATTTTATAATATGTAGTATGACTAAGTACTACAAGTATGATAGTTAACACTTTTAAAATATCATATTCATTTATTCTTTTCATAACTATCTCCACTATCTCCTTTTAAAATATAACTATAGTATACTGCAACTAGAAATGAGAATAAATATGTTCCTGAGAATATAGTAGTCGATATTAATAACATTATTAATACTATAGACATTCTTAAGTCTCTATCATATCTTCTACTTAATAATATTCTAATCATAGGATAAAAATATAAAACTAACAATAGTAATCCACCTTGGGCTAATATTACAAATAAAGCATTACTATACCCATAGTTTATTCTAATAGTGGTATCCATATATTGTTCTATATTTTTTAATCCTGACATAAAACCTGAACCAAAAAATATGTTATCTTTCCAAGCTAAAAATCCTGCTCTATAATCATCAAAACGAATATTTACTGAACCGCTTTCAGATTTATTGTCCCAAACAATTAACAATAGATACATCACCATAGGAACAATACACAAACCAATATATTTTATCAATCCATTATATTTTATCGACAATTTATAAATTATTATTAATCCAAGTACAAAAACTCCTGTAGTCGATGTTGTAGATAATATGGTTACAACTAATAATATAGTTTTCCAATTTGTTTTTTTTATAAAATATTCTTGAAATACTACAGCTACACAAAGTAATAAATTCCACATTGGTACTTCTGGATATACACCACTATTTCTAACTAATTCATTATCAAAAATAGAAATACTTTGAGATTCAAAATATATATTATAATAACTTGGTATTATACTTCCACCATTCCAATCATTAACTACATAATTAGTTGGTTTTATAATTCCAAAATTACTACCCAACACCCAAAAAAATAAAGAAATTATCGATAAAACTAATACAATATTTATAAATTTTCTCATTGTTAATATCATATTACCACTATTTATTATTACAATCACAATAATAATCGAAGAATTAATAAAATAATTTAGTATATTCATGTTTATAATATCATCTTCATGAATTAAAAAAAGAATCACTATTACTACATAATATATAAAAATAACAGATACTATCTTGGAAATATTCCTTCTTGCTATTGTCAGAGTGGAAATTTTCAATATCAAAGATATTAAAATAATTATACTCACAAATGCATACAATTTTGAACCTATAATAGAAACATACATAGAATTGGTAGTAATAACAATTAAAATTAATAATACATAATCAATTATATAATTTAATCTAGCGTACAATTATCTTCACTCCCTTTCTTATAAAATTCTTTTATACTAAAAAATAAACCTGGGGATAATAAAAATAATATATACTTAAATTTGAATTTAGCATTAATTTTCTTACAGAAAACTACATATTTAAAATCCATTTTTATTATTCTTCTTATTTTTTTTATATCTATTTTTTTAAATTTATCTAGTGTAGTTAATAGCTTAAATGCTCCTACGACTTCTTTTATATTTATCGCAGGTAGTAAATCTTTTTCTTTAGAAAATTTCTTTGCAAATTCCCTATTCTTATCTATAGCCTCAAAAAAATCATATTGTTTTTTTGAAAACTTAGAGTTCACAATACTTCCTGGTCTCCTATAATAATTATATATTTGCAATGATGTATGTACTATCTTTTGAGCTCTAGTTACATGATCACTAATAACAAATAAATCCTCATATATCTTTCCCTTAGGAAAGGGTATTTCTAAAATACTTTTTCTATATAACTTCCCACATGCTGATACCGTAACAACCTTATCATAAAACGCCTCTTCAAGAAAAACATCATTATCCATATGAGTCACATTCTCAAAATCTTTTTCCACCAAAGAATAATCTGAATAAACATTATATGATTCTGTTGCTTTAACTCGGGTAGAAACAATATCACAATCATGCTTTTCTTGAATACCTACTAATAACTCTAGAGAATACGCTTCTAAATAATCATCAGGATCTAGAAATGTTATAAATTCTCCTTTAGCTTTTTGAATACCAAAATTTCTCGCATCAGATAATCCACCATTCTCTTTATGAAATGCCCTTACATTAGAGTATTTTTCAGAATACTCATCACATAATTTTCCTGAATTATCTGTAGAACCATCATTTACAAGAATTATTTCAAAATTTTTATACGTTTGTTTTTCTAAACTATCCATTGCATAATGAAGATAATCTTCAACATTATACACCGGTAAAATAACTGAAATCATAATTTTCTACCTATAATCTTCTTTCTAATAACATATGATAAAAACTATTTTTTTTATTATCAACAGAAACTTTATAACTACACTTAAAAATTCTAGTATCTTCCAGAATTTCTTTCCACTCTTTCTCATTGTACTTATTTGAAAAATTATCCACTAAGTAATACAAGTTTTTATTATTATAAATAACAGAATCAATTTCCTTACGCACATGACTATTAGTTCTGTATCCCAACTCCATTAGATAATCTATTAGGAAATAATCAACAGGAGCATCAAACTTTTTAAAGTATTCGAATTGTATTTCCTTTAAAAAATTACACACAGCTCCATCCTTTTTCTCCGATAAACAAAAAAGTGCCCATCTACCATTGGTTATATATTTAGGATATTTCTCCTTACCACTAGCTCGTATAGTATAAAAATTTTCATCAAGATAACCTAATTTCTTTTCACTATCCATATAAATAGTTGCATCCAACCAAACTCCACCATAATTTGATAATAGTACTGTTCTTATAATATCTGAATACTTTATGAAGTCAATCTTTTTTTCTTGATATTTTTTTACAATGTGGGTAGGTAACTTAACATATTCATATAAATTAGTCTGATCTAATAATATGTATTCATATCCAAATTTACTAGCATAATTTTTTTGACTATCTATCGTTCTTTTTAC
Proteins encoded in this window:
- a CDS encoding acyltransferase family protein, whose protein sequence is MKRINEYDILKVLTIILVVLSHTTYYKISSNYGGIDYQHLLVYENSIFLYKVFDKIRLVLYYFHMPLFMALSGALFYTQVQKNKWVSLADLMKNKFKRLMIPFFLFTIFYTLPIKYFSSYFKDIGIIKAVIGQLFLLGNSHLWYLYALFIIFFISFYVLKKNVNIYIFCIIYMIHLMSYLFNFIVISAPLEFLFWFIVGSLFELNRKIYNKYLDEIKYLFPLLLLLFLIFLWFNNSVGSELKLLKRFILDILAVLGSSTCYSIAYLLSKKTNILNSGGFKLILVNGLGIYIFSDSLNYLILKIIFESTGNFMFLPIGIVIMVILRFIVTLFLGLYLTIMFKKFFKEYRWLVN
- a CDS encoding O-antigen ligase family protein; translation: MNILNYFINSSIIIVIVIINSGNMILTMRKFINIVLVLSIISLFFWVLGSNFGIIKPTNYVVNDWNGGSIIPSYYNIYFESQSISIFDNELVRNSGVYPEVPMWNLLLCVAVVFQEYFIKKTNWKTILLVVTILSTTSTTGVFVLGLIIIYKLSIKYNGLIKYIGLCIVPMVMYLLLIVWDNKSESGSVNIRFDDYRAGFLAWKDNIFFGSGFMSGLKNIEQYMDTTIRINYGYSNALFVILAQGGLLLLVLYFYPMIRILLSRRYDRDLRMSIVLIMLLISTTIFSGTYLFSFLVAVYYSYILKGDSGDSYEKNK
- a CDS encoding glycosyltransferase family 2 protein; amino-acid sequence: MISVILPVYNVEDYLHYAMDSLEKQTYKNFEIILVNDGSTDNSGKLCDEYSEKYSNVRAFHKENGGLSDARNFGIQKAKGEFITFLDPDDYLEAYSLELLVGIQEKHDCDIVSTRVKATESYNVYSDYSLVEKDFENVTHMDNDVFLEEAFYDKVVTVSACGKLYRKSILEIPFPKGKIYEDLFVISDHVTRAQKIVHTSLQIYNYYRRPGSIVNSKFSKKQYDFFEAIDKNREFAKKFSKEKDLLPAINIKEVVGAFKLLTTLDKFKKIDIKKIRRIIKMDFKYVVFCKKINAKFKFKYILFLLSPGLFFSIKEFYKKGSEDNCTLD
- a CDS encoding capsular polysaccharide synthesis protein, producing MKKVEKVLKEYLFLKKNFSIKIANNKLLEKFIVRLTNYSYFGKTVTNFYNKKHADILKFLEINLSDFLSSYTYKNSGTYENEKRTKIFSLWLQGYELAPELVKRTIDSQKNYASKFGYEYILLDQTNLYEYVKLPTHIVKKYQEKKIDFIKYSDIIRTVLLSNYGGVWLDATIYMDSEKKLGYLDENFYTIRASGKEKYPKYITNGRWALFCLSEKKDGAVCNFLKEIQFEYFKKFDAPVDYFLIDYLMELGYRTNSHVRKEIDSVIYNNKNLYYLVDNFSNKYNEKEWKEILEDTRIFKCSYKVSVDNKKNSFYHMLLERRL